A stretch of Pseudomonas taetrolens DNA encodes these proteins:
- a CDS encoding AzlD domain-containing protein produces MMWVIIGGMTLILFFNRYLFLEPRLPIRLNRGVREFLGFAVPGMLTAICGPIIFVKDHALDLSPTNPYLLAGLCAIGLMLWSRNVLLSVASSVALFYLFRGWL; encoded by the coding sequence ATGATGTGGGTGATTATCGGGGGGATGACGCTGATTCTGTTTTTCAATCGCTACCTGTTTTTGGAGCCGCGATTACCGATTCGCTTGAATCGCGGGGTTCGGGAGTTCCTGGGGTTTGCCGTGCCGGGCATGCTCACTGCGATTTGCGGGCCGATCATTTTCGTCAAGGATCATGCGCTGGACTTGAGTCCGACCAATCCGTATCTGCTGGCCGGCCTGTGTGCGATAGGGTTGATGCTCTGGAGCCGTAACGTGTTGCTCAGTGTTGCGTCCAGTGTTGCGCTGTTTTATCTGTTTCGCGGCTGGCTTTGA
- a CDS encoding alpha/beta hydrolase, which produces MSVLPELEAFLELAELSRMTGKSQPMHEMTPAQARAEFDQSSQVFDVPVADVDSYDLRIPARDGFSLRARVYRRPGLEAGLLPVVVYFHGGGYVIGSLDSHDALCRRLASAGHFALLAVDYRLAPEWLFPTAVHDACDAANWLLRGGTEHGLDPTRVAFAGDSAGGTLSTVLSILAVTDPQELAIIPRAQVLLYPVTDGSRKRDSHVRFAEGYLLETASMDWFYQHYARNAGDLSDWRLSPLLAADVSGLAPALVYLAGYDPLYDEGLAYAQRLKQAGNEVVLLQEPGMTHDFMRMSGLLEEIPGIHARVAAWLDQQLAS; this is translated from the coding sequence ATGTCAGTGTTACCCGAACTGGAAGCGTTTTTGGAATTGGCTGAATTGAGCCGCATGACCGGCAAGAGCCAGCCGATGCACGAGATGACACCGGCCCAGGCCCGCGCTGAATTTGACCAAAGCTCACAGGTGTTTGATGTGCCTGTAGCCGATGTGGACAGCTACGACCTGCGGATTCCGGCGCGCGATGGTTTCAGCCTGCGGGCGCGGGTGTATCGCCGGCCGGGGCTGGAGGCGGGCCTGTTGCCTGTGGTGGTGTATTTCCACGGCGGCGGCTACGTGATTGGCAGCCTCGACAGCCATGACGCGCTGTGCCGCCGGTTGGCCTCGGCGGGGCATTTTGCGCTGCTGGCGGTGGATTACCGGCTGGCGCCGGAGTGGCTGTTCCCCACCGCGGTACATGATGCGTGCGACGCGGCCAACTGGCTGCTGCGCGGCGGCACCGAGCACGGTCTGGATCCGACGCGGGTGGCGTTTGCCGGTGACAGCGCGGGCGGTACCTTGAGCACGGTACTGTCGATACTGGCAGTCACCGATCCGCAGGAACTGGCCATTATCCCGCGGGCTCAAGTGTTGCTTTATCCGGTCACAGACGGCAGTCGCAAGCGCGATTCCCATGTGCGATTTGCTGAGGGCTATTTGCTCGAAACCGCGAGCATGGACTGGTTCTACCAGCATTACGCCCGCAACGCCGGCGATCTGAGCGATTGGCGCCTTTCGCCGTTGCTGGCGGCCGATGTCAGCGGGCTGGCGCCGGCACTGGTGTACCTGGCCGGCTACGACCCGCTGTATGACGAAGGGTTGGCGTATGCCCAGAGGCTCAAGCAGGCAGGCAATGAGGTCGTGCTGCTGCAAGAGCCGGGCATGACCCACGATTTCATGCGCATGAGCGGGCTGCTGGAAGAAATCCCTGGTATTCATGCGCGGGTGGCTGCGTGGCTGGATCAGCAGTTGGCGAGCTGA
- a CDS encoding AzlC family ABC transporter permease, producing MPTSLPRVAFIRGTIACLPLTLACAPWGLLAGSTAIDAQLTPMQAQGLSMFVFAGAAQLVAIGMIKGGASVLSILLTTLLLTSQHLLYAMHLRPVLSPLAPKWRCGLGFLLTDEFFALVSPFDRQTFNRWYALGVGLCMYVGWNLFTCLGVVLGKSIPGLDQLGLEFSIAATFIALITPVVRSVPTVVCVAVSLLSVVLFSYWQWESAIVLAGLAGMTAGYLCKRLGGLLA from the coding sequence ATGCCTACTTCACTTCCTCGCGTCGCCTTCATTCGCGGCACGATCGCTTGTCTTCCACTGACGCTGGCATGTGCGCCCTGGGGGTTGCTGGCAGGCTCGACCGCCATTGATGCGCAGTTGACCCCGATGCAGGCCCAGGGGTTGTCAATGTTCGTGTTTGCCGGAGCCGCCCAACTGGTGGCCATTGGCATGATCAAGGGCGGGGCCAGTGTGCTGTCGATTTTGCTCACGACCCTGCTGCTCACGTCGCAGCACCTGCTGTACGCCATGCACTTGCGTCCGGTGCTGTCGCCGCTGGCACCCAAGTGGCGATGCGGACTGGGTTTCTTGCTCACCGATGAATTCTTTGCGCTGGTCAGCCCGTTTGACCGGCAGACATTCAACCGCTGGTATGCGCTGGGTGTCGGGCTGTGCATGTACGTAGGCTGGAACCTGTTCACTTGCCTCGGCGTGGTGCTGGGCAAAAGCATTCCCGGGCTCGATCAACTGGGGCTGGAATTCTCGATTGCCGCGACCTTCATCGCCCTGATCACCCCCGTGGTGCGCTCCGTGCCCACGGTCGTGTGCGTCGCAGTTTCACTGTTGAGCGTGGTGCTGTTCAGTTACTGGCAATGGGAGTCGGCCATTGTGCTGGCCGGGCTGGCGGGCATGACCGCCGGGTATCTGTGCAAGCGACTGGGAGGGCTCTTGGCATGA
- a CDS encoding 2-hydroxyacid dehydrogenase, which translates to MPHVVLVLVEAVNDYLPLLEQAGFELIRAPTPASRAEAIAEHGGRIQAVLTRGPLGLRADEIDALPALQIICVIGAGYEQVDLQAASNRVITVTNGAGANAPTVADHAMALLLSLVRSIPQLDASVRRSEWNKPMLPTLEGKRMGILGLGAVGLAIARRAAQGFDMNISYHNRQPRPGTPYTYCASALELASTVDFLIVATPGGGDTRHLIDRSVIDALGPQGYLINIARASVVDTQALVEALANGRIAGAGLDVFDDEPQVPDALKVLSNVVLTPHVAGQSPQAAQDTVQLVLDNLEAFYAGRPVLTPVQLPAATRHTAL; encoded by the coding sequence ATGCCCCATGTAGTGCTGGTGCTGGTTGAAGCGGTAAACGATTACTTGCCGCTGCTGGAGCAAGCGGGTTTTGAACTGATTCGTGCGCCGACACCGGCCAGCCGCGCCGAAGCGATTGCCGAACATGGCGGCCGCATCCAGGCCGTATTGACGCGTGGGCCATTGGGCCTGAGAGCGGATGAAATTGACGCCCTGCCCGCACTCCAGATCATCTGCGTGATCGGCGCCGGTTATGAGCAAGTGGATTTGCAGGCGGCAAGCAATCGAGTGATTACCGTGACCAACGGTGCCGGTGCCAACGCCCCGACGGTCGCCGATCACGCGATGGCGCTGCTGCTGTCACTGGTGCGCAGCATTCCCCAACTGGACGCCAGTGTGCGGCGCAGTGAGTGGAACAAACCCATGCTGCCAACCCTGGAAGGCAAGCGCATGGGTATCCTCGGCCTCGGTGCCGTAGGCCTGGCCATCGCCAGGCGAGCCGCCCAGGGTTTTGACATGAACATCAGCTACCACAATCGCCAGCCCCGTCCCGGTACGCCGTACACCTACTGCGCCAGCGCGCTTGAGCTGGCCAGCACGGTGGATTTTCTGATCGTGGCCACGCCGGGCGGAGGCGACACCCGGCACTTGATCGACCGCAGCGTGATTGATGCCCTGGGCCCGCAGGGCTACCTGATCAACATTGCTCGCGCCAGCGTGGTTGACACCCAGGCCCTGGTTGAAGCGCTGGCCAACGGCCGCATCGCCGGGGCCGGACTGGACGTGTTCGATGACGAGCCTCAAGTGCCTGACGCCCTCAAGGTGCTAAGCAATGTGGTGCTCACGCCGCACGTCGCAGGTCAATCGCCCCAGGCCGCACAGGACACCGTGCAACTGGTGCTCGACAACCTCGAGGCCTTTTATGCCGGACGACCCGTGCTGACCCCGGTGCAGTTGCCCGCCGCCACCCGGCACACAGCGCTATAG
- a CDS encoding YceH family protein, with translation MDVPVSQFPETTPTESGSEPRLNTVELRVLGSLIEKQATHPDTYPLTLNALVLACNQKTSREPVMNLNQGQVGQSLRALEGRGFTRLVMGSRADRWEHKVDKALELVPAQVVLMGLLFLRGPQTLNELLTRSARMHDFEDSAQVQHQLERLIARDLALLLPRQSGQREDRYMHALGDPADIEAILAARQQPAERSPGSADTLERFEALEARIAALEARLAELE, from the coding sequence ATGGATGTCCCCGTGAGTCAGTTTCCAGAAACCACACCCACCGAGTCTGGCAGCGAGCCCCGTTTGAACACGGTCGAGCTGCGAGTCCTCGGCTCCCTGATTGAAAAACAGGCCACTCATCCTGACACTTACCCGCTGACCCTGAATGCACTGGTACTGGCCTGCAACCAGAAAACCAGCCGCGAGCCCGTGATGAACCTCAACCAGGGTCAGGTCGGTCAAAGCCTGCGAGCCCTTGAGGGGCGTGGCTTTACCCGTCTGGTCATGGGTAGCCGTGCCGACCGCTGGGAGCATAAGGTCGACAAAGCGCTGGAGCTGGTGCCCGCCCAAGTGGTGTTGATGGGGCTGCTGTTTTTGCGAGGACCGCAAACGCTGAACGAGCTGTTGACCCGCAGCGCACGCATGCACGACTTTGAAGACAGCGCTCAGGTTCAGCATCAGCTCGAACGCTTGATCGCCCGGGATCTGGCGCTGTTGCTGCCGCGCCAGAGCGGCCAGCGCGAAGACCGCTACATGCATGCCTTGGGCGACCCGGCCGACATCGAGGCCATCCTCGCCGCTCGCCAGCAGCCTGCCGAACGCAGCCCGGGGTCAGCAGACACCCTGGAGCGCTTCGAGGCCCTTGAAGCCCGGATCGCAGCGCTCGAAGCCCGCCTCGCCGAACTCGAATAA
- a CDS encoding Hsp20 family protein yields MSNAFSMAPLFRNSVGFDRFSDLFETALRNESSGGYPPYNVEKRGEDQYRIVVAAAGFQQEDLDLQVEKGVLTVSGSKRETANDEGLTYLHQGIAQRAFKLSFRLDDHIEIKGAGLSNGLLSIDLQRVVPEEAKAKRIPINGEQQPALQH; encoded by the coding sequence ATGAGCAACGCATTTTCCATGGCGCCACTGTTCCGTAATTCTGTCGGTTTTGACCGTTTTAGTGATTTGTTTGAAACAGCATTGCGCAATGAGTCGAGTGGTGGCTATCCACCTTACAACGTTGAAAAACGCGGTGAAGATCAATACCGCATCGTTGTAGCGGCAGCAGGCTTCCAGCAAGAAGACCTGGATCTGCAAGTCGAGAAAGGTGTGCTGACGGTGAGCGGCAGCAAGCGTGAAACTGCTAACGACGAAGGCCTGACCTATCTGCATCAGGGCATTGCCCAGCGGGCCTTTAAGTTGTCCTTCCGTCTTGATGACCACATCGAGATCAAAGGCGCAGGCTTGAGCAATGGCTTGCTGAGCATCGACCTGCAGCGGGTCGTACCGGAAGAGGCAAAAGCCAAACGCATCCCTATCAACGGGGAGCAACAGCCTGCACTGCAGCACTGA
- the gltX gene encoding glutamate--tRNA ligase, whose amino-acid sequence MTTVRTRIAPSPTGDPHVGTAYIALFNYCFAKQHGGEFILRIEDTDQLRSTRESEEQIYDALRWLGITWSEGPDVGGPHGPYRQSERSEIYKKYTQQLVDMGHAFPCFCTAEELDQMRAEQMAKGETPRYDGRALLLSKEEVASRLAAGEPHVIRMKVPTEGVCVVPDLLRGEVEIPWDRMDMQVLMKTDGLPTYFLANVVDDHLMGITHVLRGEEWLPSAPKLILLYEYFGWEKPQLCYMPLLRNPDKSKLSKRKNPTSVTFYERMGFMPEAMLNYLGRMGWSMPDEREKFSLQEMVDNFDLSRVSLGGPIFDVEKLSWLNGQWLRDLPLEEFASRVQQWALNPEYMMKIAPLVQGRVETFSQIAPLAGFFFAGGLQLDAKLFEHKKLSNDQVRQLMQLILWKLESLRQWEKEPITACIQSVVEYLELKLRDAMPLMFASITGQASSVSVLDAMEILGPDLTRFRLRQALDLLGGVSKKENKEWEKLFSAMN is encoded by the coding sequence ATGACCACCGTTCGCACGCGCATCGCGCCATCGCCCACCGGCGACCCCCACGTCGGCACCGCTTACATCGCTTTGTTCAACTACTGCTTTGCCAAGCAGCATGGCGGCGAGTTCATCCTGCGGATCGAAGACACCGACCAGTTGCGTTCGACCCGCGAGTCCGAAGAGCAGATCTACGACGCCCTGCGCTGGTTGGGTATTACCTGGAGCGAAGGCCCTGACGTTGGCGGCCCGCATGGCCCTTATCGTCAAAGCGAACGCAGCGAGATCTACAAGAAGTACACCCAGCAACTGGTCGACATGGGCCATGCGTTCCCGTGCTTCTGTACCGCTGAAGAGCTGGACCAGATGCGCGCCGAGCAAATGGCCAAGGGTGAAACCCCGCGCTACGACGGCCGTGCATTGCTGCTGTCGAAAGAAGAAGTTGCGAGCCGCCTGGCCGCTGGCGAGCCCCACGTGATCCGCATGAAAGTGCCGACCGAAGGTGTGTGCGTGGTGCCGGACCTGCTGCGTGGCGAGGTCGAGATCCCGTGGGATCGCATGGACATGCAAGTTCTGATGAAGACCGACGGCCTGCCGACGTACTTCCTGGCCAACGTGGTCGACGACCACTTGATGGGCATCACCCACGTCCTGCGCGGTGAAGAATGGCTGCCTTCGGCGCCGAAGCTGATCCTGCTGTACGAATACTTCGGTTGGGAAAAACCCCAGCTGTGCTACATGCCGCTGCTGCGTAACCCGGACAAAAGCAAGCTGTCCAAGCGCAAGAACCCGACATCGGTGACGTTCTACGAGCGCATGGGCTTCATGCCTGAAGCGATGCTCAACTACCTGGGCCGCATGGGCTGGTCGATGCCGGACGAGCGCGAGAAGTTCTCGTTGCAGGAAATGGTCGACAACTTTGACCTGTCCCGTGTTTCGCTGGGTGGGCCGATCTTTGACGTCGAGAAGCTGTCCTGGCTTAACGGTCAGTGGCTGCGTGACCTGCCGCTGGAAGAGTTCGCCAGTCGCGTTCAGCAATGGGCGCTGAACCCTGAATACATGATGAAGATCGCGCCGCTGGTCCAGGGCCGGGTTGAAACCTTCAGCCAGATCGCGCCACTGGCCGGGTTCTTCTTCGCAGGTGGCCTGCAACTGGATGCCAAGCTGTTCGAACACAAGAAGCTGTCCAATGATCAAGTGCGCCAACTGATGCAACTGATCCTGTGGAAGCTCGAGAGCCTGCGCCAGTGGGAAAAAGAGCCGATTACCGCCTGCATTCAGTCGGTAGTTGAGTACCTTGAATTGAAACTGCGCGATGCCATGCCGCTGATGTTCGCTTCGATCACGGGCCAGGCCAGCTCGGTCTCGGTTCTGGACGCCATGGAGATCCTGGGGCCGGACCTGACCCGTTTCCGTCTGCGCCAGGCACTGGATCTGCTGGGCGGCGTGTCCAAGAAAGAAAATAAAGAGTGGGAAAAGCTGTTCAGCGCGATGAATTGA
- a CDS encoding acyl-CoA thioesterase, whose product MSWDLATPFIIDLQVQAEDIDGFGHANNAAYVVWLERCAWRHSQRLGLDLAEYRRLDRAMAVGRHEIDYLASAYEGDELQLATWIVDCDQRLRMTRRFQLIRPSDGKTLLRAQTTFVCIELSSGKAKRLPAEFLEGYSPVVVTS is encoded by the coding sequence ATGAGTTGGGATTTGGCGACACCGTTCATCATTGATCTGCAAGTGCAGGCCGAAGACATCGACGGGTTTGGCCATGCCAATAACGCCGCCTATGTCGTCTGGCTGGAACGTTGCGCCTGGCGTCATTCGCAACGACTGGGGCTCGACCTTGCCGAGTACCGCAGGCTTGACCGGGCAATGGCCGTGGGCCGGCACGAGATTGATTACCTCGCCAGCGCCTATGAAGGCGACGAGTTGCAACTGGCGACCTGGATTGTCGATTGTGACCAGCGCCTGCGCATGACGCGGCGCTTCCAGCTGATACGTCCGAGTGACGGCAAGACCTTGCTGCGCGCTCAAACCACGTTTGTCTGTATCGAGCTGTCCAGCGGCAAGGCCAAGCGCTTGCCTGCGGAGTTTCTCGAAGGTTATAGCCCGGTGGTCGTGACGAGCTGA
- the pbpG gene encoding D-alanyl-D-alanine endopeptidase, whose translation MKIHLSILSLFLVLTGTGASSIAAAAESISAPRDTSQLHIASGSAMLIDLKTNKIIYASNPDVIVPIASVTKLMTAMVVLDAKLPMDEFISVNISDTPEMKGVFSRVKLNSELSRREMMLITLMSSENRAAASLAHHYPGGYVAFIAAMNAKAKRLGMMSTHYVEPTGLSTHNVSTARDLSKLLAAARHYPVLSQLSTTKEKTVAFRKPNYTLGFRNTDHLVNKEKWNIHLTKTGFTNQAGHCLVLVTEMGNRPVSLVILDAFGKYTHFADAGRIRKWIETGKSGSVPEVALRYKADKNLQNRQGTARQAAQ comes from the coding sequence GTGAAAATTCATCTATCCATTTTGAGCCTGTTTCTCGTTCTGACAGGCACTGGCGCCTCTTCAATCGCCGCAGCGGCTGAAAGCATTTCTGCCCCACGGGATACCTCACAACTGCACATCGCCTCCGGTAGCGCGATGTTGATCGACCTGAAAACCAACAAGATCATTTATGCCAGCAACCCGGACGTGATTGTCCCGATCGCCTCGGTGACCAAGCTGATGACGGCCATGGTGGTTCTGGACGCCAAGTTGCCGATGGATGAATTCATCTCGGTCAATATCAGCGACACCCCGGAGATGAAAGGCGTGTTTTCCCGCGTCAAGCTCAATAGTGAGCTGTCCCGTCGGGAGATGATGCTGATCACCCTGATGTCATCGGAGAACCGCGCCGCAGCCAGCCTTGCCCACCATTATCCGGGCGGCTACGTGGCCTTTATTGCCGCGATGAACGCCAAGGCCAAACGCCTGGGCATGATGAGCACCCATTATGTCGAGCCGACCGGCCTGTCGACCCACAACGTCTCGACGGCCCGGGACTTGAGCAAACTGCTGGCCGCCGCACGCCATTACCCGGTGCTCAGCCAGCTCAGTACCACCAAGGAAAAGACCGTCGCATTCCGCAAGCCCAACTACACCCTGGGCTTTCGCAATACCGACCATCTGGTGAACAAGGAAAAGTGGAATATCCATCTGACCAAAACCGGCTTCACCAACCAGGCCGGACATTGCCTGGTGCTGGTGACCGAGATGGGGAATCGTCCGGTGTCGCTGGTGATCCTCGATGCTTTCGGCAAATACACGCACTTTGCCGATGCCGGGCGCATTCGCAAATGGATCGAAACCGGTAAAAGCGGCAGCGTGCCGGAAGTCGCGTTGCGCTACAAAGCCGACAAAAACCTGCAGAACCGCCAGGGCACTGCCAGACAGGCCGCCCAGTAA
- a CDS encoding class I SAM-dependent methyltransferase — protein MTPEALSILQLHLLTALQTAPDETRRLFHGRGRCWPGLEQLTVDWLQGVVLVSLFKAPDAEQLAALKALLLEVAQSPAWQASGAHTLVLQHRYTLQSDTEWLVGEAIDEWTLTEGGLRYRVDLGRKQNNGLFLDMRYGRDWVRANAEGKRVLNLFAYTCGFSVAAIEGGAEHVVNLDMSRAALSRGRDNHRLNGHDMTRVTFLGHELFKSWGKVKSTGPYDLVIIDPPSFQKGSFLLTKDYQRVVRRLPELLSENGTVLACMNDPSLGSDFLIDGVTRDAPGLRFEQRLENPPEFPDADAECGLKALVFRQGI, from the coding sequence ATGACCCCTGAAGCCTTAAGCATCCTGCAACTTCACTTATTGACTGCGCTGCAGACTGCGCCCGACGAAACCCGGCGCTTGTTTCATGGCCGTGGACGTTGCTGGCCGGGCCTTGAGCAACTGACAGTCGATTGGCTGCAAGGCGTGGTACTGGTCTCGCTGTTCAAGGCACCGGATGCAGAGCAACTGGCCGCGCTGAAAGCGTTGCTGCTGGAGGTTGCTCAATCACCCGCGTGGCAAGCCAGTGGTGCCCACACGCTGGTGCTGCAGCATCGTTATACGCTGCAGAGCGATACCGAGTGGCTGGTGGGTGAGGCAATCGATGAATGGACCCTGACCGAAGGCGGTTTACGCTACCGTGTGGACCTGGGTCGCAAGCAGAACAACGGTCTGTTTCTGGATATGCGCTACGGTCGCGACTGGGTGCGGGCCAACGCCGAAGGCAAGCGAGTCTTGAATCTGTTTGCCTATACGTGCGGGTTCTCGGTGGCCGCGATTGAAGGGGGCGCCGAACATGTGGTCAATCTCGACATGTCCCGTGCGGCCTTGAGCCGTGGTCGCGATAATCATCGGCTGAACGGGCATGACATGACCCGGGTGACATTCCTGGGGCATGAGTTGTTCAAATCCTGGGGCAAGGTCAAAAGTACCGGGCCTTACGATCTGGTGATTATCGATCCGCCGTCCTTTCAGAAAGGCAGTTTCTTGCTGACCAAGGATTATCAGCGAGTGGTGCGGCGCTTGCCGGAGTTGCTGAGCGAGAACGGCACAGTACTGGCGTGCATGAACGACCCGTCACTGGGTTCGGACTTTTTGATCGACGGTGTGACCCGTGATGCGCCTGGCCTGCGATTTGAGCAGCGGCTTGAAAATCCGCCGGAGTTTCCTGACGCCGATGCGGAGTGCGGTTTGAAGGCGCTGGTGTTCAGGCAGGGCATCTGA
- a CDS encoding Dps family protein yields MKDLKSAKESRKADLRTPSALSEEACINIAAELNALLADTFAIYLKTKNFHWHMSGPHFRDFHLLLDEQADQIYATVDAIAERVRKLGRTTIRSIGHIKKLQRLLDNDADFVTPADMLAELREDNIQLAAYMRETHDMCSELGDVATTSLLENWIDEAERRVWFLFESSRT; encoded by the coding sequence ATGAAAGACCTGAAATCCGCCAAGGAAAGCAGAAAGGCCGATCTGCGGACCCCTTCAGCGCTAAGTGAAGAAGCGTGCATCAATATCGCCGCCGAACTGAACGCGCTGCTGGCGGACACCTTTGCCATCTACCTGAAGACCAAGAATTTCCACTGGCACATGTCCGGCCCGCACTTCCGCGACTTCCACCTGCTGCTGGACGAGCAGGCGGACCAGATTTATGCCACCGTCGACGCCATCGCCGAGCGCGTGCGCAAGCTGGGGCGCACCACGATCCGCTCCATTGGCCATATCAAGAAGCTCCAGCGACTGCTGGATAACGACGCCGACTTCGTCACCCCGGCAGACATGCTGGCTGAACTGCGGGAAGACAACATCCAGCTCGCAGCCTACATGCGCGAAACCCACGACATGTGCTCGGAACTGGGAGACGTTGCCACCACCAGCCTGCTGGAAAACTGGATCGACGAAGCCGAACGCCGCGTGTGGTTCCTGTTTGAATCGTCGCGCACCTGA
- a CDS encoding shikimate 5-dehydrogenase, which translates to MQMNPDKDTQLCMSLSARPGNFGLRFHNHLYEQLGLNFYYKAFSSQDLAGAVAGIRALGIRGCGVSMPFKEACIALVDELDASAQAIQSINTIVNTDGYLKAYNTDYIAIAQLLDSHDVPRDTTFALRGSGGMAKAVASALRDGGYDNGVIVARNEATGAALAKSCGYEWQPALGAHRPQMLINVTPVGMTGGAEADLLAFEADAVDRAEIIFDVVAIPSETPLIVRGRDQGKKVITGLEVIAIQALEQFVLYTGVRPTQAQFQAAVAFARG; encoded by the coding sequence ATGCAAATGAATCCGGACAAAGATACCCAGCTGTGCATGTCATTGTCGGCCCGACCGGGGAACTTCGGACTGCGTTTTCATAATCATCTGTACGAACAGCTGGGCCTGAACTTTTACTACAAGGCCTTCAGCAGCCAGGATCTTGCGGGTGCGGTCGCAGGGATCCGCGCCCTGGGCATTCGTGGTTGCGGGGTGTCGATGCCCTTCAAGGAAGCCTGCATTGCACTGGTTGACGAGCTGGATGCGTCTGCTCAGGCCATCCAGTCGATCAATACGATTGTGAACACCGATGGCTACCTCAAGGCGTACAACACGGACTACATCGCCATTGCGCAGTTGCTCGACAGCCATGATGTGCCCCGGGACACGACGTTTGCGCTGCGGGGCAGCGGTGGCATGGCCAAGGCGGTGGCTTCGGCGTTGCGTGATGGCGGTTATGACAACGGGGTGATTGTGGCGCGCAATGAAGCCACGGGTGCTGCCCTGGCCAAGAGCTGCGGCTATGAATGGCAACCAGCGCTGGGTGCGCACAGGCCGCAGATGCTGATCAATGTGACCCCGGTGGGCATGACAGGCGGGGCGGAGGCCGATTTACTGGCGTTCGAGGCTGATGCGGTTGATCGTGCCGAGATTATCTTCGATGTCGTGGCGATCCCGTCAGAAACCCCCTTGATTGTGCGTGGTCGCGATCAGGGCAAAAAGGTCATCACCGGCCTTGAGGTCATTGCGATCCAGGCCCTGGAGCAGTTTGTGCTCTACACCGGCGTTCGGCCGACGCAGGCACAGTTCCAGGCGGCAGTGGCGTTTGCCCGGGGGTAA
- a CDS encoding tRNA dihydrouridine synthase, with the protein MQIALAPMEGLVDNILRDVLTRTGGIDWCVTEFIRVTERLLPEAYFHKLAPELQHGAKTRAGVPLRVQLLGSDPACLADNAALACQLGSEVIDLNFGCPAKTVNKSRGGAVLLKEPELLHAILLQVRRTVPAHIPVTAKMRLGFDTPDSANECAIALAEGGASQIVVHARTKMDGYKPPAHWEYIAQVQEAVKVPVFANGDIWSVEDWRRCREISGAQDIMLGRGLVSRPDLARQIAAAQAGEEVVEMTWADLQPMIRDFWAQAEAQLTPRSAPGRLKQWLAMLTRNYPEAAVLFNAMRRETDCEKVRHLVNSSDFQAV; encoded by the coding sequence ATGCAAATTGCTTTGGCGCCGATGGAGGGGTTGGTCGACAACATCCTGCGTGATGTTTTGACCCGTACCGGCGGTATTGATTGGTGCGTGACCGAATTTATTCGGGTCACCGAGCGGCTGCTGCCCGAAGCCTACTTCCACAAGCTTGCTCCCGAACTCCAGCACGGCGCCAAAACCCGTGCCGGTGTGCCCTTGCGCGTGCAATTGCTGGGGTCGGATCCGGCCTGCCTGGCGGACAACGCGGCCTTGGCCTGCCAGCTGGGCTCGGAGGTGATTGACCTGAACTTTGGTTGCCCGGCCAAAACCGTGAACAAGTCCCGTGGCGGTGCGGTGCTGCTCAAGGAGCCCGAGCTGTTGCACGCCATCCTGCTGCAAGTACGGCGTACGGTGCCTGCGCATATCCCGGTGACGGCCAAGATGCGTCTGGGGTTTGACACGCCTGACAGTGCCAATGAATGCGCCATTGCCCTTGCCGAAGGCGGCGCCAGCCAGATCGTGGTGCATGCGCGGACCAAGATGGACGGTTACAAGCCTCCGGCGCACTGGGAGTACATCGCCCAGGTGCAAGAGGCGGTCAAGGTGCCGGTGTTTGCCAACGGTGACATCTGGTCGGTGGAAGACTGGCGCCGTTGTCGCGAAATCAGTGGCGCGCAAGACATCATGCTGGGTCGCGGGCTGGTGTCACGTCCGGATCTGGCCCGGCAAATCGCTGCGGCGCAGGCGGGCGAAGAGGTGGTGGAAATGACCTGGGCGGACTTGCAGCCCATGATCCGTGACTTTTGGGCCCAGGCAGAGGCTCAGTTGACTCCGCGTTCGGCTCCGGGGCGTCTCAAGCAGTGGCTGGCCATGCTGACACGCAATTACCCTGAGGCGGCAGTGCTGTTCAACGCCATGCGTCGCGAGACCGACTGTGAGAAGGTCCGTCATCTGGTTAACAGCTCAGATTTTCAAGCGGTTTGA